A single Candidatus Thalassolituus haligoni DNA region contains:
- a CDS encoding VF530 family DNA-binding protein, whose protein sequence is MNDEINYKNNPLHGVGLKQMLVELVGHYGFDILFAYLNINCFKTNPGIDASVKFLKKTTWAREKVEVFYLYQFKNLPKASSTQFALPPRDRIIPAHQAPGEPAVLSLEDADRLREKREKQATEHGKGPRSRQGNNGRHSGTGHSRNTTPSTTSSTTSSTTPDSRKIDPWAKARDKFE, encoded by the coding sequence ATGAACGACGAAATCAATTACAAAAACAACCCACTGCATGGCGTAGGGTTAAAACAGATGCTGGTTGAGCTGGTGGGGCACTACGGCTTTGATATTCTGTTTGCGTATTTGAACATCAACTGTTTCAAAACCAATCCGGGGATTGATGCCAGTGTGAAGTTTCTGAAAAAGACCACCTGGGCCAGAGAAAAGGTTGAGGTCTTTTATTTGTATCAGTTCAAGAATTTGCCCAAGGCTTCATCCACCCAGTTTGCTCTGCCTCCCAGAGACCGGATTATTCCCGCCCATCAGGCACCAGGGGAACCTGCAGTTCTGAGCCTGGAAGATGCTGATCGGTTGCGGGAAAAACGTGAAAAGCAGGCCACGGAACATGGCAAAGGGCCTCGTTCGCGCCAGGGTAACAATGGCAGACACAGCGGCACTGGCCATTCCCGCAATACAACGCCATCAACAACGTCGTCAACAACGTCGTCAACAACACCTGACAGCCGCAAAATTGATCCCTGGGCCAAAGCACGGGACAAGTTTGAATAA
- a CDS encoding thiopurine S-methyltransferase, which produces MNKRKTATAIAAISAGQDNQAWLSMWRNDQIEFHQDAASRLLVRHWPRLGLADNSRVFVPLCGKSLDMLWLAQQGYDVVGVELSQVAVKAFFVENQIDYQRSRAGDFICWRSEHITILSGDFFQLTMAQLGHIDLVFDRASLTALNPAIRGLYVQHMHDILPAGQCPVYLLTVEDPDEQEQPFDIDQELLALYQTTFEIEVIQAERSQIDMPLPEAADITDTKLYRLLPK; this is translated from the coding sequence ATGAATAAACGTAAAACGGCAACTGCGATAGCAGCCATCAGCGCAGGTCAGGATAATCAAGCCTGGTTATCCATGTGGCGTAACGACCAGATTGAGTTTCATCAGGATGCTGCGAGTCGTTTACTGGTGCGCCATTGGCCCAGGCTGGGGCTGGCAGACAACAGCCGGGTGTTTGTGCCGTTGTGTGGCAAAAGCCTCGATATGCTGTGGCTGGCGCAACAGGGCTATGACGTCGTAGGAGTAGAACTCAGCCAGGTTGCTGTTAAAGCGTTTTTTGTCGAAAACCAGATTGATTACCAGCGCAGCCGGGCGGGTGATTTTATCTGCTGGCGCAGCGAGCACATCACCATACTCAGTGGCGACTTTTTTCAGCTGACGATGGCGCAGCTGGGCCATATTGATCTGGTGTTTGATCGGGCATCCCTGACCGCGCTGAATCCGGCGATTCGTGGTCTCTATGTGCAGCACATGCATGACATTTTGCCAGCCGGGCAATGCCCGGTCTATCTGCTGACAGTGGAAGACCCGGACGAACAGGAACAACCTTTTGATATTGATCAGGAGTTGTTGGCGCTGTATCAGACGACGTTTGAGATTGAGGTGATTCAGGCAGAACGTAGCCAGATAGACATGCCGTTGCCGGAGGCTGCTGATATCACGGATACCAAGCTGTATCGGCTACTGCCGAAGTAA